The nucleotide window CGCTAACCCGTTAAATAGGGCTTTTAGAATAGATAAAATGACGCTTGCCGGACTCGAAGCCGTTTTTTTTGAATATTTAGACCTTGACAGAGCCGTTAAAAATATTCCTACGCTTTCCCTTATCGCTCAATCCGAATCGGAAATAAAACGAAAGGCTTTAAAACTTTTAAACCTGATTAAAATGTCCGAAAATATAGACAAAGCCGTATTTGAATTTAAAATAACCGAGGATTTCAGTCTCGTAGGCGGCGGAGCCCTTCCGGATTACGAACTTAAAACATATTCGCTGTCCATAATCCATAAAAAAATCGGCGCATCGGGAATAGGCGAAATATTCAGAAAAGCCAAAATTCCGGTCATAGGAAAAATAAAAAACGGCGAGTTTAGGCTTGACATGCGAACCGTGTTCCACGGCGATTTTAACGATATAATTGATGCTATAACTTACGTTTAATTTGTGAATAAAAAGCGTTAACAAATGATACCTGTCCTCAGCCGAGTCTTCCGTCGATAATGTGGTTTTTATTTTATTTTATTGGTATAATATATAACTAAAATTATAAAAATAATAAAAATATTTTCTTATGTTGTCTTCAAGCGTTTTAGTTTTGAATAAGTCTTTTTTGCCGGTTCACGTTACGTCTTTAAAAAGAGCGCTGATACTTCTTTATCAAGATATCGCCAAGGCGGTGGACGAAAATTACAGAACGTTCAGTTTCGATTCTTGGCAGGATCTCGCGGTAAGCGAGAAAAGCGGTTCAATCGGATTGATAGGGAGAGCCATTAGGATTCCGAGGGTTATAATATTGGTTAATTACGATAAACTTCCAAAAAGATACATAAAATTTTCAAGAGCCAACATTTTTTTAAGAGATAATAACAGATGCCAATATTGCGGCAAAGAATTTAAAAAAAACGAGCTGAATTTAGACCATGTTATACCTAGGATGTCAGGAGGCGTTTCGTCTTGGGAAAACGTAGTATGCAGTTGTATAAACTGCAATAGAATTAAAGGCGGAAGAACGCCGGAACAAGCGGGTATGAAACTTATCAAGAAACCTAGGAAACCGGAATGGTCGCCGTACTATCATATTTCCCTTACAAATATTATGTATAAGGAATGGATGCCGTTTTTAAATATTGTCGACAATGCTTACTGGCACGTTGAATTAGAAGAGTCTTAATTTATGTAAGAATTTACCTCCTGCAAGTTTTCAAAATATTTAAAATAAAAAAGCGTTTTTCCGCAAATTATGAATATAATAATTAAACTGCTGAGTCCGTTTGAAAAAATAGGCAATTTCGTTATATACA belongs to Candidatus Acidulodesulfobacterium acidiphilum and includes:
- a CDS encoding HNH endonuclease, whose protein sequence is MLSSSVLVLNKSFLPVHVTSLKRALILLYQDIAKAVDENYRTFSFDSWQDLAVSEKSGSIGLIGRAIRIPRVIILVNYDKLPKRYIKFSRANIFLRDNNRCQYCGKEFKKNELNLDHVIPRMSGGVSSWENVVCSCINCNRIKGGRTPEQAGMKLIKKPRKPEWSPYYHISLTNIMYKEWMPFLNIVDNAYWHVELEES